One stretch of Candidatus Marinimicrobia bacterium CG08_land_8_20_14_0_20_45_22 DNA includes these proteins:
- a CDS encoding NUDIX hydrolase, with the protein MNPCKTAYFLDMKYRFCYQCGHPMEQVNIEGRIRTFCPACKAVLYENPIPSVAILAENDRNEILLVKRNVEPGKGGWSLAGGFIEMGETPENGAIRELKEETGLNGIQPTLFDVKIHLNGYYGDILIVIYRMILQSFEILPGDDVQDARFFKIDERPQLVFSIHEQLLKRWLSERESKKYERIVGKK; encoded by the coding sequence GTGAATCCGTGTAAAACTGCTTATTTTCTTGACATGAAATACCGGTTTTGTTATCAATGCGGACATCCGATGGAACAGGTGAATATAGAAGGCAGAATCCGCACTTTTTGTCCTGCATGCAAGGCGGTTTTGTACGAAAATCCGATCCCGTCGGTGGCTATTCTTGCCGAAAACGATCGGAACGAAATTCTGCTCGTGAAACGAAATGTGGAACCGGGAAAAGGCGGCTGGTCATTAGCAGGCGGATTTATTGAAATGGGTGAAACGCCGGAAAACGGCGCGATTCGTGAACTGAAAGAAGAAACTGGACTGAACGGAATTCAGCCGACGTTATTCGACGTCAAAATTCATTTGAACGGGTATTACGGCGACATCCTCATCGTCATTTATCGGATGATTTTGCAGAGCTTCGAAATCCTACCCGGCGACGATGTTCAAGACGCGCGTTTTTTTAAAATTGACGAACGGCCGCAACTGGTTTTTTCGATCCACGAACAACTTCTGAAAAGATGGCTTTCGGAAAGAGAATCGAAAAAATATGAACGTATCGTCGGTAAAAAATAG